The DNA segment gttattgagataccagcttacatacaaaaccttaaccaaatcgggacgcggacgccgacgcatgggcgagtccaatagctctactattctatcaatagtcgagctaaaaactaaaatgcatataaaacaaCGTAATaaacttgatatatatatatacacagacAAATTACCTTTAGGATTTTTATAAAACACGCAGTTGTTGGCACATGTCTCAGGGTTGGTATCCCAGATTGTTTCACCACAACAACACAAGGGAGGTAAATCAATCTTCTTCCGTCTCGTTTTCTCTTTCAGCTGTTGTCTTAATGCTTCTATATACCTGAAACAGAAACATTTCCACTGAGGTTTCATAGACTCTAAACTAACAACGACTCATCAACATTGAAGAATGTacatacagtgaaatcatttaattaggTTAATTAATTAGGGAGTTAGGTTTGGTGGCTGTTTTGTTTCGATATGAAATTTCGGCTTTCCACTTACCAAGATTAAAGAATGGTATCTTTGCTTGTACACTGGGATTTTATCTTATTGACTGACAAAAACACAAtatcaatgaaaattattgtgaTTTGACAGTAATTGTCTCtgtaacaacaaacaagaggaccatgatggtcctgaatcgctcacctgtcccaacatgacccagttttgaactgagtatgacgtcgtttttttcttctattatttgacatagtgacctagtttttgagctcatgtgacccagttttgaatctgacctagatatcatcaagatgaacattcagaccaactttcatacagatcccatgaaaaatatggcctctagagaggtcacaaggttttttcattatctgacctactgacctagttattgatggcacgtgacccagtttcaaatctgacctagatatcaccaaggtgaacattctgaccaattttcatgaagatccgttcaaaagtatggcctctagagaggtcacaaggtttttctatttttagacctaatgacctagtttttgaccgcagctgacccagtttcgaaactgatctagatatcatcaagatgaacattcagaccaactttcatacagatcccatgaaaaatatggtctctagagaggtcacaaggtttttctattatttgacctactgacctagtttttgaccgcacatgacccagtttcgaacttgacctagatatcatcaaggtgaacattctgaccaattttcatgaagatcttgtgaaaaatatggcttctagagaggtcacaaggtttttctatttttagacctactgacctagtttttaaccacagttgacccagtttcgaacttggcctagatatcatcaagataaacattcagaccaaccttcatacagatcccatgaaaaatatggcctctagagaggtcacaaggttttttcattatttgacctactgacctagttattgatggcacgtgacccagtttcgaatttgacctagatattaccaagatgaacattctgaccaattttaatgaagatccattcaaaagtatgacctctagagaggtcacaaggtttttctatttttagacctaatgacctattttttgatcgcagctgacccagtttcgaacttgacctagatatcatcaagatgaacattcagaccaactttcatacagatcccatggaaaatatggcctctagagaggtcacaaggtttttctattatttgacctactgacctagtttttgatggcacgtgacccagtttcgaacttgacctagatatcatcaagatgaatattctgaccaattttcatgaagatcttgtgaaaaatatggcctgtagagaggtcacaaggtttttctatttttagacctactgacctagtttttgaccgcacgtgacccagtttcgaacttgacctagatatcattaatatgaacattctgaccaattttcataaagatcccatgaaaaatgtgacctctagagaggtcacaagcaaaagtttacgcacggacgcacgcacgacacggacgacggacgctgcgtgatcacaaaagctcacactgtcactttgtgacatgtgagctaaaaacatggaAGAACCTGTGATCTGAGTAGTTAAGTTTATACCgatttattttagctcaattgtgatgaaagatTCAAGCTTATctaaaccactctcgagtccgcttcctggaaaaaccagtactggtgtcatataggAAGAAGTGGTCTTGATCCCAgtgggctcgaacccaggaccacCAATTTAAGTGGCCAACACCATAACCAATGCTCCCTTTGAGCGTATACATACACCAGTTGTTATATGCGTTTGCATTCCTTCAAAGTTTTCTCTTACTTTTTCAAGTTGGAGGTATCATAAAACTGTATGCATTTTTTGTTCAGACCTTTCACTTTAACTGACCTAAAAACTAGTATGGTCTGTCAATCACAAACCTGTgattttcatatgaaatgaaGATAGTATTGGCATGGCCAATGTTATAGGCATTCTGCATATCAGTTAGAATTCATTGAACATATACACCTTTTTTTCCACAAGGTTCATACAaagcatttaatacaaaactgaaGCAATTTTAAAGGTCTATTAAAGTactattttttcttgaaaccATGTCCTAAAAACTTATTCCCAACTACattcaaatcagtgttaaaaCAGTATTAAAGTAGATATCAGGCTACAGTGTAAATTGTGATAAAATGCTGTCTATATATGACTGCAACTAGTTCATATTGGATTGGTTAAGTGaccaaatacaatttttttttatcgaaCTGCCTTCTTTTTTGCTATTTCTATTAAACTGACTTTTCTCTATTTctatttctgatttattctttTCACAATAAAAGAAGTTGTGgacagaaacattttcaaagacTTTTGGTTGAAATTTACACAGTTTTGTTTTCAAGGCTCCTTTAGGGTTTAGTAATTTTCAAGAAGTTTCCAAGGGCTAGCATAAAactcaaggacttttcaaggttTGTGCATACCCAATTTCAGTAACAGAATCAGTGTTATTAATATCATACATGATAAATTTATAAAACACATACCTttccatttcttttgttttcctcACTTTTCTCTCATGTTCTCGTATTGTTTGTCGTATAAATTGTCTTTCTTGCTCCTCCCTGTCAAGGGCCTCCCTGCTTGTTTCCCCGGTAACAGGGTCACGAGGTTCAATCAACTGTTTGGATAGTTGTTCCTCCTTCAATCTTTCTTCCTCCTTTTCCTTCTTCAGTCTGTagaaaaaggaaaacaattttCAGTGAATCATTGAAGTACatagtgaaatatatctgaaaatacatttttcccTGGTTACATTAAGCCAGATGTGTACTATTTAGATAAATCAGTGAAAAAGacatttgttaaaaagaaaatgcatttgttAACATGTTAGATCTAAGTAGCCTTCACTAGTGAACACTGTATCTAACTTTTCACTCATACTCATGGCTACACCACTCATGAAAATATCGCATCAAATGACCACGGGGAGAAATATATTTCAGTCTTAACACTGGAACTCTTCCTACTGAACAATTTGATAACCCATAGCTTCATTTATACTTCTATCATGAATATGTGCTTTGCAACCTACTGCTGTCTGTTGAACTATTCTGGTCAACAGATGGTAAATAAACTCAACAAGCATCAATCATTAGCAAAAACCAAAAGTGATTATATTATCTAAATAGAGTATTTAACAATTTCTGAGTAATTGCTGGCTGCTTTAATGATATATTTCGAttacaactttttttttgaaattttaagtgaaaaaagtcCCCCACCCCCTCACAAGATCTAGGATAATTACAGACTGTGGATTATTTTCTCGACTGAAATGGGACCTACAAAATGTTTCCACAGCAATATCTGTATCAACTGGCTTGGACTGAGTAAATTTTTCATCATTGAAACATTTGAAAAGATCACTTTACTTTTGAATACGTTTGCGGTGTTCTTGTCGCCTCAGATTTTCTTTGACCTGTTCCCTTTCAAGGTCCATAAACAGTCTTCGATACATAGCCTGCTGACTTTTGGCTCGTCTCTTCTCTTCCTCTGTCTGCACACCCTCGTATATATTTGGAACTTTTACTAATGGCATATTTCTGTGTATATCTGTTCCACTAAATGTGTTCACTGGAAAGACAATTTCAATCAAATAAACTTATTATAATACTATAAACTTTTTAAGGCACATTTCTCTTGCAAGCGTAGGATAATCTATAACATCTGAAACTGACCAGATTGGAAATATAGTAGGCAGGGTCACTCAGAGATTTGTACCCTGTAACATGTGGTCTTCGATATTCTGGGATAAGAAAAGGCTTTTGACCTTCAGGTCCttttttccagaaaatatataatattattctaTACAGTAGctgcaaataatattttaaagacaAAACAGTAGGGAATTATGTtctaaaagggagataattaaaaaccTATTTAGGATATTGTTATGGCTCTTGTGCTCTGCACTTTCTCATATTGTCACCTAtcaatgtgtaaagtttcattgaattccCTTTGGAAGCTTTAGTTCAGGCAAAAAGTGTGATGGGCAGACAGACAGACCAAAAATGCATTTCTATATCCCTCTCCTGATAAAACCTGCTGTGGCTAATtggttaaggctgctgacttTGAGTCAACTGCCCCCACTTTGGTGGCTTCCAAACCTTATAGAGAGCCTTTGATTCTACCCAGATGTTGACCTGTGGTCTATCATTTATAGTTTTACTTGTACTTACTTTAGAATTATGATAACTGGTATTTTGACAATTTTCTGGAGGTAAGCTTCTTTGAAGTAAggattttataaattatttcctttttgCACTAAAGatacactgtatttcaaaggCTTTGCTTATTATTActgcatgcaacaaaataaaagaaaggaAGGAGATGGGGTGGAgattgtaaaacataaaacatttttttttttaaattccttctCAGTTTTGCAAATCATGCATTATACTAGTAAATTTTAGTTATATCTTTCATTTTCTGGGCCTGAAACATACCCGTGTGTTGAGCTGATCTACGTAATTCACCATTTCTAGGTCCTGTATTGTGTCTATCCAGATCAAACTTTACACATCTCTCAGCTGTATCCTGACCATGAGAACTAAGTATTTCTATATTCTCTTTGTCAATTTCTTCATCCTCATCCTCTGTACACTGAAAAGCTGAAAAGAATCAAACCCTCACTGCTTAGGTAGTTTGAATGTCCTCCCTTGttaagaaaacattaaaatatttaaacatgctGGAAGCATAAGAATTTGAATACTTTGTTTTCTTAGCTTTAACATTATTTTCTGTAAACTGTTGTTACAAAAACTTACATTCAGCAGACAGTTAACATAATATACCTAGTACTGTCCATTATTTACATGTAGCATCAAGAACTTGTTTGTTCTCAACAAATGACCAACATCTTCTCACACCAAGGGTGTGGAGGAGCAGAAAACTGACTTACTTAAACCAGCTGTTTGATCCACCTTTCCCATAACAAAGTTTTTCCATGATTTCTCTTTTTAATGTAAGATAAATCCATTGGTATTACACATCACAGAACTTTGACGAtggtattaaaattttcaaaatattctgattAGTTCTGAATTTATTACCAAAAAATGATAggtaatttttcattgtaaatttcagttatttgtaacaccattttttttcaaaattcaattttgactttatttgtaaacaaactgtTATAAAACGTGTTTAGAATGTATTAGTCAACACAAAAGCAACATTATTAtgtacaaattttgtaaaatttctgaaaaaaaaaatcccaataacTGTGATTTTGTCCCACTTTAACAAttggaaaaaaacatttctggCCATAAAACTGACATGATTAAagatcttttaaaatttaaaaaaaaaatcttacttccATTCAAGAAGACCTTTCAAACGATGAATTGTTaatgtatatattacaaatatgttACACTGCAATTAATGAAAAACCTTAATAATTATTATGGATAAGTTAAATCAAACAGTAGTCATATTTTTGGAGAAAGCTGTTTACATGTAACATCAATGACTGTTATAAATTCTGGAGTGACACTCTGTGCAGAAACatttaccaagataaaaatttaaagtcaCTGCCAAAATTTACCAATCAACCATATACTAAAACTGTACTGCAAACACTTTTCGTCATTCATTTTTCCTTACCTTTGTTATTAACAACTTTAACTTTTTCAATGAGATTCTCATCTAGGATATCAAACTCCTGACCATCAACTGTGTATCTAGACGACGGATGCTGAAAGGGAACAATGCTTAGGATCATGTAACAATTGCAATACTGGTATGATTGAAAACGAATACCATCTTCTTCTTGTATGTCCTATAATATACAACACTCTAAGATCTATTAGTACAGTAAAACTTGTGCTAAGACCACCTCCATTAGTAAAGACCACTATTATAAAACTTGCTTGTTAACCGTTAGCCTGCTAAactaaaatggattggtctatcattcaatttggggaatactatttattatttgaaggggtgttcactgaaaatttactgactgaatagcaaacagttgCAGaccaggatgtgcaggctgatcttggtctgcactggtcgcaaaggcagagtcacttgccgccaacaggctaaaggttaagtcaCTATGTCTTGCCATTTAACTTCAAATTCTGTAAATTCACCTGTGCTGAGAGACCACCTGTTAACAAATATCACTTTTTGCATTTTCTTACGGTAGTCTATTAATTCAAATAAAGGCTTGACtgtacataaaatgataaaaaaatttcaTGGCCGacgtaaataaaataaatagtaaatggcAATTTGACCTCTGAATTATGAAGTTGAAAGTTTATAAGAATTATATAACACTCATGAGTTATGACCTTATAATTCTAAGGCatccaattataaaacaagaggaccatgatggtcctgaatcgctcacctcttcccacatgacccagttttgagtatgacgtcgtttttttctattatttgacatagtgacctagtttttgagctcatgtgacccagttttgaacttgacctagatattatcaagataaaaattctgaccaattttcaagaagatccattgaaaaatatggtctctagagaggtcacaaggtttttctattatttgacctattgacctagttttcgaaggtacgtgaccctgtttagaattttacctagatatcatcaaggtaaacattctcactaattttcatgaagatctcatgaaaaatatggcctctagagaggtcacaaggtttttctttttttatacctactggcctagtttttgaccacacgtgacccagtttcaaaactgacctagatatcatcaaggtgaacattcagatcaattttcatgaaaatccattgaaaaatatggcctctagagaggtcaaaagattttaataattttagacctactgacctagtttttgaccgcagttgacccagttccaaacttgacctatgtaatatcaagatgaacattcagaccaactttcatacagatcccatgaaaagtatggcctctagagaggtcacaaggtttttttattatttgacctactgacctagttttttaaggcacatgacccagtttcaaacttgacctagatatcatcaaggtgaacattctgaccaatttttatggagatccattcacaagtatggcctctagagaggtcacaaggtttttctatttttagacatactgacctagtttttgaccgtacatgaccctgtttcgaacttgacctagatatcatcaagatgaacattcagaccaactttcatacagatttcatgaaaaatatggcctttagagaggtcacaaggtttttctattatttgacctactgacctagtttttgatggcacgtgaccctgtttcgaaaccgacctagatatcatcaagatgaacattcagaccaactttcatacagatcccatgaaaaatatggcctctaaggaggtcacaaggtgtttctattatttgacctactgacctagtttttgatggcacgtgacccactttcgaacttgacctagatatcatcaaggtgaacattctgactaattttcatgaagatctcatgaaatatatggcctctagagaggtcacaaggtttttctatttttagacctactgacctagtttttgaccgcacgtgacccagtttagaacttgacctagatatcatcaagatgaacattcagaccaactttcatacagatcccatgaaaaatgtggcctctagagaggtcacaaggtttttctattatttaacctactgacctagtttttgaaggcacgtgacccagtttcgaacttgacctagatatcatcaaggtgaacgttctgaccaattttcatgaagatcttgtgaaatatatggcctccagagaggtcacaaggtttttctatttttagacctactgacctagtttttgacggcacgtgacccagtttcgaacttgtcctagatatcatcaaggtgaacattctgaccaattttcatgaagatcttgtgaaatatatggcctccagagaggtcacaaggtttttctatttttagacctactgacctagtttttgacggcacgtgacccagtttcgaacttgacctagatatcatcaagatgaatattctgaccaacttttataaagatcccatgaaaaatgtgacctctagagtggtcacaagcaaaaagtttacggacgcacgcacgcacgcacgcacggactgacgacggacaccgcacgatcacaaaagctcaccttgtcacaaaaacaacatttatttcatcGGACTGGTATTTTATACAAAGTTTATGGGTTCTTAAGTTTATCAAACTAAGATTATGAAACTTTTCATACAATATTGAGTGTATGTGACATAATCAAATCAATACATACAACAAAAGCTTATATTTGATCAAGAGATTTTTTAACATAGAGTCGGTTCTAAAGTTTTATAACCCTAGACCCTGCATAGTGTGAATTTTGCTATAGGTGAAACAAACAAAGATATGACTCACATCACTTTACAAAACCTCATCATGCATGCAGTTAGTTACAGAATTTGATACTTACAAGCaataaaagctttaaatatttgacataagttttacatgcatataGAGGTTACATAAAGGTAGCTTGTATTTTTTAAGCCTGGGTATAAAACATGACTCTCATATATGAAGAATAGAATGTATTCAATGTTTTTTGCAGTACCTGGGAAATGGTGGCAAGGCCCTTCGGAGGAACAATTTGCATCATATCAAAAAAGATAGCAAAAAAACCCCATTGTAATGAAAATGATTTCTGAATAAATCTGTTAAATTCTATCAAATAAAAGCTCATTAACTTATGTTttaaatgatatgattttaaattaattttgtttaatgaaaataaaacaacaccaaagaaacagacccccccccccctccaaaaaaaaaaaaacccaaaaaaaccctGGTATTagtaattgtaaaaataaatatttgacataagttttacatgcatataGAGGTTACATAAAGGCAGCTTGCATTTTTAAGCCTGGGTATAATACATGGCTCTCATATATGGAGTAATGTATTTACGGACATGAAACAACCTACAGCAGCCTTCTGAA comes from the Mercenaria mercenaria strain notata chromosome 9, MADL_Memer_1, whole genome shotgun sequence genome and includes:
- the LOC123546887 gene encoding trichohyalin-like isoform X2; amino-acid sequence: MASSERKSAGMLRKISKPVISSDVMGNRNVEVRAVGAWVQAEPCTRHPEAVLAAEEEELRLRQLQLEKQARLKQFQLEVKKRVTRLDKMKKQAQLETNYKAAEHERNIVCQSAFSSQDFAKKDTSLVRPNTTLEVEKLNRGHKGHKDKKNHESLEGQAFSDQTNQVHQHVRHAKKNLMSRQVITDNYVGDDLPGGVWKISRTRDHPSSRYTVDGQEFDILDENLIEKVKVVNNKAFQCTEDEDEEIDKENIEILSSHGQDTAERCVKFDLDRHNTGPRNGELRRSAQHTVNTFSGTDIHRNMPLVKVPNIYEGVQTEEEKRRAKSQQAMYRRLFMDLEREQVKENLRRQEHRKRIQKLKKEKEEERLKEEQLSKQLIEPRDPVTGETSREALDREEQERQFIRQTIREHERKVRKTKEMERYIEALRQQLKEKTRRKKIDLPPLCCCGETIWDTNPETCANNCVFYKNPKEYGRALQAMLDSSDLAS
- the LOC123546887 gene encoding trichohyalin-like isoform X1, whose amino-acid sequence is MASSERKSAGMLRKISKPVISSDVMGNRNVEVRAVGAWVQAEPCTRHPEAVLAAEEEELRLRQLQLEKQARLKQFQLEVKKRVTRLDKMKKQAQLETNYKAAEHERNIVCQSAFSSQDFAKKDTSLVRPNTTLEVEKLNRGHKGHKDKKNHESLEGQAFSDQTNQVHQHVRHAKKNLMSRQVITDNYVGDDLPGGVWKISRTRDQTQETRNHPSSRYTVDGQEFDILDENLIEKVKVVNNKAFQCTEDEDEEIDKENIEILSSHGQDTAERCVKFDLDRHNTGPRNGELRRSAQHTVNTFSGTDIHRNMPLVKVPNIYEGVQTEEEKRRAKSQQAMYRRLFMDLEREQVKENLRRQEHRKRIQKLKKEKEEERLKEEQLSKQLIEPRDPVTGETSREALDREEQERQFIRQTIREHERKVRKTKEMERYIEALRQQLKEKTRRKKIDLPPLCCCGETIWDTNPETCANNCVFYKNPKEYGRALQAMLDSSDLAS